The DNA region CAGTCCTGGAACAGATCTTGCTGGACCTTCAGATTAATGTACCGGAAGATGCAGGGAAATCCCCTTACTTCAGGCGGACCTTTTGTTTCGAGCTTGCCGATGCATACGCCGCCAGCGCCACCCGCGCCGAATAATATCCGTCTTCACCGGAAATCGCAACCGGCTTGCCGTCCCGAATGCTGTCCACGAAGCTGTTAACCAGCCCTTCATCCATATCGTCCCCCCAGAAGCTCCAGGCGGCTTTGCCTGTAATATCGCTGTACACATCGTTCTTCTGGGCGAACGAATCGATGTTAATCACGCCCTTGGTACCGATGATCTCCAGCGTGACATCCCCCCAGGTCGGGAAGGTCCGGTTTCGGGACCAGCTTGGATCAAGAACAGCCACAACGCCGTTTGCAAATTTGACATGGACCATGCCGGCATCGTCAATATCGGTTTCATGAAACAGCGTTTCGGCGTGGGCGTACACTTCCTCCGCGACGCTGCCGGTAAACCAGTGCATCAAATCCATCACGTGGACGGTATGGTCCAGCACCGCTCCGCCGCCGGAATGCTCGCGCTCGATAAACCATCCTCCCGGCATGGTGCCCCGGTTGGTTCCCTTCATCGCCAGGATCTCGCCGATCTGACCGGCGTCGATCGCTTCCTTCGCCTGCCGGACCGACGTAATGAACCGGCACGGGAAAGCCGTCATCAGCTGCACGCCGTTGTCCTTGCAGGTCTGAATCATATCCAGCATTTCGGATTCGGACAGCCCCAGCGGCTTCTCGCAGAGGACATGCTTGCCCGCAGCAGCCGCCCGCTTCGTGATCTCCGCATGACGGGCATTCTCCGAACAGATGACGACGGCATCCAAATCCTGCGCCAAAAGCTCATCGTAATTCGCATAATACGGAATGCCCCGCTCTACCGAGTAAGGGCGCACCCGCTCCGCATTCTCATCGGCAATGCCGACCACCTCGACATCCTCCCGTTTCTGCATGGAATTCAAATAGCTGACCGCATGCATATGGGCAAAGCTGATAAATCCGACTTTAATCTTGTTCATGATGCATTCCCTCCCATAATCACAGGCTGTCCGGTCTGGGCCGAACGTTCCGCCGCCAAAGCGACTTCTACCGCATAGCAGGCATCCGCCGCGCTGACCCTTGGCTCGCTGCCGTCTTGAATGCACTTGATGAAATGCTGCACTTCATCATAATACGGATCATGGAGGCTGGGGCTTGAAGGAACCTGGACGGCTGCCGATTCTCCCGACGGCCCGGCGGCAAGCTTGATATCCAGCGACTGCACCTGATTGCTGTCAAACCGGATGATCCCCTGGTCTCCCGCGATTTCAAACTGGGTTGTAAACGGTCCGGGATAGCCCCAATATCCGGTTAGGTTCGCAATTGCGCTGTTTTTGAATCGAAGCGTAATCTGGGCGTATTCCATCTCAGGCTCTTCCCGTTTGATTACGGAAGCGAAGACGGACTCCACTTCCCCGAACAGCCAGCAGGCAAAATCAATGTCATGGATCATTAAATCCAGGATGACGCCGCCGCTTTGATCATGATTGCTGTACCAGCCGTCCATCCCCTTCGGATAGGAGCCGTATCGCTTGAAGTGGGCCATCTTCGCCGTTCCGATCACGCCCGAATGCGCCTGACGGTAAGCATCTGCATAATTCGGGAAGAAGCGCACGACATGCCCGATGAATAAACGGACGCCGTGCTTCTCGCATGCAGCCTTCATTTCAAGCGCATCCTCGAGCGTAAGCGCGGCCGGTTTTTCGCAGATGATATGGATCCCCTTCTCCGCCAGCTTCAGAGTATATGGTTTATGCAAATAGGTCGGCAAGCAGATTGCAACCGTCTCCAATTCTTCCTGCTGAAGAAGCGATTCGACATCCGTATATGCCTTCGCACCGGTCACGGCTGCAGCCTTCTCCGCCCGCCCGGCGTTTATGTCTACGACACCCGTAACCTTGACTCCAGGCATCGCTGCCAGATTGCCCGCGTAAGCCATTCCCATCGTTCCACAGCCTATGATCGCTATGTTCACGTTAAATTACCTCCATTGTCCTTGAATATGA from Paenibacillus ihbetae includes:
- a CDS encoding Gfo/Idh/MocA family protein — protein: MNKIKVGFISFAHMHAVSYLNSMQKREDVEVVGIADENAERVRPYSVERGIPYYANYDELLAQDLDAVVICSENARHAEITKRAAAAGKHVLCEKPLGLSESEMLDMIQTCKDNGVQLMTAFPCRFITSVRQAKEAIDAGQIGEILAMKGTNRGTMPGGWFIEREHSGGGAVLDHTVHVMDLMHWFTGSVAEEVYAHAETLFHETDIDDAGMVHVKFANGVVAVLDPSWSRNRTFPTWGDVTLEIIGTKGVINIDSFAQKNDVYSDITGKAAWSFWGDDMDEGLVNSFVDSIRDGKPVAISGEDGYYSARVALAAYASASSKQKVRLK
- a CDS encoding Gfo/Idh/MocA family protein; translation: MNIAIIGCGTMGMAYAGNLAAMPGVKVTGVVDINAGRAEKAAAVTGAKAYTDVESLLQQEELETVAICLPTYLHKPYTLKLAEKGIHIICEKPAALTLEDALEMKAACEKHGVRLFIGHVVRFFPNYADAYRQAHSGVIGTAKMAHFKRYGSYPKGMDGWYSNHDQSGGVILDLMIHDIDFACWLFGEVESVFASVIKREEPEMEYAQITLRFKNSAIANLTGYWGYPGPFTTQFEIAGDQGIIRFDSNQVQSLDIKLAAGPSGESAAVQVPSSPSLHDPYYDEVQHFIKCIQDGSEPRVSAADACYAVEVALAAERSAQTGQPVIMGGNAS